One genomic segment of Ipomoea triloba cultivar NCNSP0323 chromosome 9, ASM357664v1 includes these proteins:
- the LOC116030560 gene encoding uncharacterized protein At1g01500-like encodes MDKLDEEVSRIYKGSNFTGGCLEIRLFYVRIAPCTVDAVPNHLILRHLRREMGVWLEMNGSRLPSSDAASITLRLDRADKDSSEVTYVSTDNVRVSGPVEFEVQEMKDVLILCGSLERVETPWNNGNGSENSSRTGWSMDCYTAASLVSGGSSFCNPKLGFCSPSIEVYIAGCCSGVPVILTKTIQVSPRKKVLRQGMLDAIPEDEEIWKDQRSVNGLVLQRKTPIAEADMDDYGLDEKAVHGSYYDGMYPGEDGQLSWFNAGLRVGVGIGLGMCVGVGIGVGLLMRSYQATTRNLRRRFF; translated from the exons ATGGACAAATTAGACGAGGAAGTGTCGAGGATCTATAAAGGCTCGAATTTCACGGGAGGTTGCTTAGAGATACGTTTGTTCTACGTACGGATTGCGCCTTGCACAGTTGACGCCGTACCAAACCACCTAATTCTCCGACATCTCCGCCGCGAGATGGGGGTGTGGTTGGAGATGAACGGGTCTCGCCTCCCTTCCTCTGATGCCGCCTCGATCACGCTCCGCCTCGATCGCGCCGATAAGGATTCATCGGAGGTAACTTACGTGAGTACCGACAACGTCAGGGTTTCTGGGCCGGTGGAATTTGAGGTGCAGGAGATGAAAGATGTGTTGATTCTGTGTGGGTCGTTGGAGAGGGTGGAGACGCCGTGGAATAATGGGAATGGGTCGGAGAATTCCTCCAGAACTGGCTGGAGCATGGATTGTTACACCGCGGCTTCCCTTGTATCCGGTGGATCGTCCTTTTGTAATCCTAAGCTTGGTTTTTGCTCACCCTCGATCGAGGTTTACATAGCGGGATGCTGTTCTGGTGTGCCTGTGATCCTGACGAAGACTATTCAGGTTAGCCCACGAAAGAAGGTGTTGAGGCAGGGGATGCTGGATGCTATTCCGGAGGATGAGGAAATCTGGAAGGATCAAAGGAGTGTTAATGGATTGGTTCTACAACGTAAAACACCG ATAGCAGAGGCAGATATGGATGATTACGGTTTAGATGAGAAAGCTGTACATGGCTCATATTATGACGGAATGTACCCTGGTGAAGATGGGCAATTGTCCTGGTTTAATGCTGGCTTGAGGGTTGGCGTTGGGATAGGCCTTGGGATGTGCGTAGGTGTTGGTATTGGTGTAGGACTTCTTATGCGATCTTATCAAGCAACCACCAGGAACCTACGAAGGAGGTTTTTCTAG